Proteins encoded by one window of Vibrio algicola:
- the secA gene encoding preprotein translocase subunit SecA, producing MLTKLLTSVIGSRNDRTLRQLNKIVNKINSFEPDFDALTDEQLQNKTVEFRERYQNGETIDQLLPEAFATVREASKRIYGMRHFDVQLIGGMVLNGGKIAEMRTGEGKTLTATLSAYLNALAGKGVHIVTVNDYLAARDAETNRALFEFLGMTVGINVPNMVPQQKQAAYQCDILYGTNNEFGFDYLRDNMAFRPEDRVQRERFFAVIDEVDSILIDEARTPLIISGPAEDSSDLYTKINLLIPSLERQDEEDTEEYRGDKHYTIDEKAKQVHMTETGQEFVEELLIQKGMMEEGDTLYSPANISLLHHVTAALRAHVLFEKDVDYIVKDDEVIIVDEHTGRTMPGRRWSEGLHQAVEAKEGVKIQNENQTLASITFQNYFRLYEKLSGMTGTADTEAFEFQSIYGLDTVVIPTNRPMIRNDMPDVVYRTEEDKFAAIKDDIQERVSNGQPILVGTVSIEKSELLSNALKAAKIKHSVLNAKFHEKEAEIVELAGTPGAVTIATNMAGRGTDIKLGGSWEAEVEKLVAKQGSAATEEQVAEIKAKWQQVHDAVLASGGLHIIGTERHESRRIDNQLRGRSGRQGDAGSSRFYLSMEDSLLRIFTSDRMAGLIQSGMDEGEAIESRVLSRSIEKAQRKVEGRNFDVRKQLLDYDDVANDQRKVIYELRDELMGAGDISEMLAQNRVDVLTSMFAQYIPPQSLDDMWDVAGLEARLQADFDLEFPIQAWLDEDDKLYEEVLCERIIEQAATIYKEKEEVVGAEVLRNFERQVMLQTLDTLWKEHLAAMDHLRQGIHLRGYAQKDPKQEFKRESFELFGELLDSLKFDVISTLSRVRVQEREEVDRMEEQRRIQAEEAARRQQYQHQAADGISDDEQEGAPQPMVREERKVGRNEPCPCGSGKKYKQCHGKIA from the coding sequence ATGTTAACTAAGTTACTGACCAGTGTCATTGGTAGTCGTAATGATCGAACTCTACGACAGCTAAACAAAATCGTAAATAAAATTAATAGTTTTGAACCTGACTTTGATGCCTTGACGGATGAGCAGTTGCAAAACAAAACCGTTGAATTCCGTGAGCGCTACCAAAATGGCGAGACCATCGATCAGCTATTACCGGAAGCGTTTGCTACTGTGCGCGAAGCTTCAAAGCGTATTTATGGTATGCGTCACTTCGACGTGCAGCTTATTGGCGGCATGGTATTAAACGGCGGAAAAATTGCCGAGATGCGTACTGGTGAAGGTAAAACCCTAACCGCAACCTTATCAGCCTACCTTAATGCTTTAGCTGGTAAAGGTGTTCACATCGTTACCGTCAATGATTACTTAGCAGCGCGTGATGCTGAAACCAACCGTGCGTTATTTGAATTTTTAGGTATGACCGTTGGTATCAACGTACCTAATATGGTGCCGCAACAAAAACAAGCGGCGTACCAATGCGATATTTTATACGGAACCAATAACGAATTTGGTTTTGATTATCTGCGTGACAACATGGCTTTCCGTCCGGAAGACCGTGTACAACGTGAACGCTTCTTTGCCGTGATCGATGAAGTCGATTCAATCTTGATCGATGAAGCGCGTACACCGCTTATCATCTCAGGCCCTGCTGAAGATAGCTCAGATCTTTACACCAAAATTAACCTTCTTATCCCTTCTCTTGAGCGTCAAGACGAAGAAGATACCGAAGAATACCGTGGTGACAAACACTACACTATTGATGAAAAAGCCAAACAAGTTCATATGACGGAAACCGGTCAAGAGTTTGTGGAAGAGCTACTGATCCAAAAGGGCATGATGGAAGAAGGGGATACGTTGTATTCACCCGCTAATATCAGCTTATTACACCATGTGACAGCGGCATTGCGCGCGCATGTATTGTTTGAAAAAGACGTCGATTACATCGTAAAAGATGATGAAGTCATTATTGTTGATGAGCATACTGGCCGTACGATGCCTGGTCGTCGTTGGTCTGAAGGCTTGCATCAAGCAGTAGAAGCCAAAGAAGGCGTTAAGATTCAAAACGAAAACCAAACCTTGGCATCAATCACCTTCCAGAACTACTTCCGTCTATATGAAAAACTGTCGGGTATGACAGGTACTGCTGATACAGAGGCATTTGAATTCCAATCTATCTACGGTTTGGATACCGTGGTTATTCCAACTAACCGTCCAATGATCCGTAATGATATGCCAGATGTGGTTTATCGCACTGAAGAAGACAAGTTTGCCGCGATCAAAGATGATATCCAAGAACGTGTCAGCAATGGCCAGCCTATCTTGGTAGGTACGGTTTCGATCGAAAAATCTGAATTGTTATCGAATGCGTTAAAAGCGGCTAAAATTAAGCACAGCGTCTTAAATGCGAAGTTCCACGAAAAAGAAGCTGAAATTGTTGAACTTGCCGGTACACCTGGCGCGGTGACCATCGCAACCAACATGGCTGGTCGTGGTACTGATATTAAGTTAGGCGGTAGCTGGGAAGCCGAAGTTGAAAAACTGGTTGCGAAACAAGGCTCTGCTGCGACTGAAGAGCAAGTTGCTGAGATAAAAGCAAAATGGCAACAAGTACATGATGCGGTACTCGCCTCTGGTGGTCTGCATATTATTGGTACTGAGCGTCACGAATCTCGCCGTATCGATAACCAGTTACGTGGTCGTTCTGGTCGTCAAGGAGATGCGGGTTCTTCTCGTTTCTATCTATCAATGGAAGATTCATTGCTGCGTATTTTTACCTCCGACCGTATGGCTGGTTTAATCCAAAGTGGTATGGATGAAGGTGAAGCGATAGAAAGCCGTGTCTTGTCTCGCTCAATTGAAAAAGCACAGCGTAAAGTAGAAGGTCGTAACTTTGACGTACGTAAACAATTATTGGATTACGATGATGTCGCCAATGACCAACGTAAAGTGATTTACGAATTACGTGATGAGTTGATGGGCGCGGGTGATATTAGCGAAATGCTAGCTCAAAACCGTGTTGATGTATTGACCTCTATGTTTGCCCAATATATTCCGCCGCAATCTCTTGATGATATGTGGGATGTGGCAGGCTTAGAAGCGCGCTTGCAGGCTGATTTTGATCTCGAATTCCCAATTCAAGCTTGGTTAGATGAAGATGATAAATTGTACGAAGAAGTGTTATGCGAACGTATCATCGAACAAGCGGCGACTATCTATAAAGAAAAAGAAGAGGTAGTAGGCGCCGAGGTTCTACGTAACTTTGAACGTCAAGTGATGCTGCAAACGTTGGATACGCTTTGGAAAGAGCATTTAGCGGCAATGGATCACCTTCGTCAAGGTATTCACTTGCGTGGCTATGCACAAAAAGATCCAAAACAAGAATTTAAACGTGAGTCGTTTGAATTGTTTGGTGAATTATTAGATAGCCTAAAATTTGACGTTATTTCAACTTTAAGTCGAGTTCGCGTGCAAGAGCGCGAAGAAGTCGACCGTATGGAAGAGCAACGCCGCATTCAAGCAGAAGAAGCTGCCCGTCGTCAACAATACCAACACCAAGCGGCTGACGGTATTAGCGATGATGAGCAAGAAGGTGCACCTCAACCAATGGTTCGTGAAGAACGTAAAGTGGGTCGAAATGAACCTTGCCCATGTGGTTCAGGTAAAAAATATAAACAATGTCATGGTAAAATTGCCTAA
- the mutT gene encoding 8-oxo-dGTP diphosphatase MutT has product MTLTQTSRLHIVAAIIFNQQQDQIFITKRPAKLHKGGYWEFPGGKVESGETAGKGLIRELYEEIDIEVTALSLFEHLDHDYPEKKLTFDFFSVTAFSGKPYGKEGQEGKWVKIEDLVDYQFPEANQPIVEKLLATLG; this is encoded by the coding sequence ATGACTTTAACGCAAACATCTCGGTTACATATTGTGGCTGCGATTATTTTTAACCAGCAACAAGATCAGATTTTTATCACTAAGCGTCCTGCTAAGCTACATAAAGGCGGTTATTGGGAGTTTCCAGGTGGTAAAGTGGAATCTGGTGAAACGGCTGGAAAAGGGCTGATACGAGAGCTGTATGAAGAGATTGACATTGAAGTCACAGCATTGTCTTTGTTTGAGCACTTGGATCATGATTACCCAGAAAAGAAACTAACATTTGATTTCTTTAGTGTCACCGCTTTTAGTGGCAAACCTTATGGCAAGGAGGGGCAAGAGGGTAAGTGGGTTAAGATTGAAGATCTAGTGGACTATCAATTTCCTGAAGCCAATCAACCTATTGTCGAAAAGCTATTAGCAACTCTCGGCTAG
- a CDS encoding TIGR04211 family SH3 domain-containing protein — MKKLFCLVLLATFFAPMTYARDFYISDNLFTYLHSGPGNQYRIIGSVDAGEVIKILTSNKSAGFSQVVDSKGRKGWVESKYVTANVSMSIRLPQLEKELSSVKDALANARKTSDTEKAGLVSSLKVSNKQISDLETNYRNLNQQLSDSQAEARELRAKLDTQKDDLLLRYFMYGGGVAGLGLLFGLLLPHLIPRRKKKNGGWA, encoded by the coding sequence GTGAAAAAGCTTTTTTGCTTAGTATTGCTAGCAACTTTTTTTGCTCCAATGACATACGCACGTGACTTCTATATCTCAGATAATCTTTTCACTTATCTGCATTCTGGCCCAGGTAATCAATACCGTATTATCGGTAGTGTTGATGCAGGTGAAGTGATCAAGATTTTAACCTCAAACAAATCAGCCGGATTCTCTCAGGTCGTCGATAGCAAAGGCCGTAAAGGTTGGGTTGAAAGTAAATACGTGACGGCGAATGTCAGTATGTCGATTCGCTTGCCACAACTTGAGAAAGAGCTTTCTAGCGTAAAAGATGCATTAGCTAATGCACGTAAAACATCGGATACAGAAAAAGCAGGTTTAGTCAGTTCACTAAAAGTGAGTAACAAACAGATTTCCGATCTTGAGACTAACTACCGTAACCTTAATCAACAGTTATCAGACTCTCAAGCTGAAGCTCGTGAACTGCGTGCAAAATTAGACACCCAAAAAGACGACTTATTGCTCCGTTACTTCATGTATGGCGGCGGTGTAGCTGGTTTAGGTTTACTATTTGGTTTATTGCTTCCTCATCTTATCCCACGTCGTAAAAAGAAAAACGGCGGCTGGGCATAA
- a CDS encoding inorganic phosphate transporter, translated as MDILANYGTTIILVAALFGFLMAIGIGANDVANAMGTSVGSKALTVKQAIFIAMIFEFAGAYLAGGEVTDTIRNGVIETSFYTSHPEILIYGMMSALLAAGTWLLLASYMGWPVSTTHSIIGAIIGFACVSTGTEAVDWHSVQGIVGSWIITPFIAGLFAYGIFVSAQRLIFDTETPMANAKRFVPVYMFLTTMVIALVTIKKGLKHVGLHLTHGEAWLYSVIFSTIVMVGGYIYIQKKFANQKEEHGFAGVESIFSILMVVTACAMAFAHGSNDVANAIGPLSAVVSTVHSMGELTAKSEIAWWILPLGGLGIVVGLATMGHKVMATVGTGITELTPSRGFAAQLATASTVVLASGTGLPISTTQTLVGAVLGVGFARGIAALNLGVVRNIVASWIVTLPAGAVLSIVFFYAIKAAFGA; from the coding sequence ATGGATATCCTCGCAAACTACGGCACAACTATTATTTTAGTAGCCGCGTTATTTGGCTTCCTAATGGCAATTGGTATTGGTGCAAATGATGTTGCCAATGCCATGGGCACCTCTGTTGGCTCTAAAGCGCTAACAGTGAAACAAGCAATTTTTATTGCGATGATTTTTGAATTTGCAGGGGCTTATCTTGCTGGTGGCGAAGTGACTGACACCATTCGAAATGGCGTTATTGAAACTTCCTTTTATACCTCTCATCCCGAAATTTTAATTTACGGTATGATGTCAGCACTGTTAGCTGCAGGTACTTGGCTATTACTGGCCTCTTATATGGGCTGGCCAGTATCGACAACCCACTCAATCATTGGTGCGATTATCGGCTTTGCTTGTGTCTCAACCGGAACTGAAGCGGTTGATTGGCATTCGGTACAAGGCATTGTGGGTAGTTGGATAATTACACCATTTATCGCGGGTCTGTTTGCCTATGGTATTTTTGTCAGTGCACAACGACTGATATTTGATACCGAAACGCCAATGGCAAATGCCAAACGTTTTGTACCGGTTTATATGTTCTTGACCACTATGGTGATTGCACTTGTGACCATCAAAAAAGGTCTTAAGCACGTTGGTCTACATTTAACCCATGGCGAAGCTTGGTTATATTCTGTCATTTTCTCGACTATTGTCATGGTCGGTGGTTATATTTATATCCAGAAAAAATTTGCTAACCAGAAAGAAGAGCATGGCTTTGCTGGTGTTGAAAGTATCTTTAGTATCTTAATGGTGGTAACGGCTTGTGCGATGGCATTTGCTCATGGTTCGAATGATGTTGCCAATGCAATTGGTCCATTATCTGCCGTGGTTTCAACCGTACACAGCATGGGTGAATTAACCGCCAAAAGTGAAATAGCTTGGTGGATCTTACCTCTTGGCGGTCTTGGTATCGTGGTGGGTCTTGCAACCATGGGGCATAAAGTAATGGCTACTGTTGGTACGGGTATTACTGAACTAACCCCAAGTCGTGGTTTTGCTGCTCAACTTGCAACCGCTTCTACCGTTGTTCTTGCATCGGGTACTGGTCTTCCTATCTCAACCACGCAAACACTGGTGGGTGCGGTATTAGGGGTTGGCTTTGCTCGCGGTATTGCAGCTCTTAACCTTGGCGTAGTACGTAACATTGTTGCATCTTGGATTGTTACCTTGCCCGCGGGCGCGGTATTATCGATTGTATTCTTCTATGCAATCAAAGCAGCATTCGGCGCATAA
- a CDS encoding TIGR00153 family protein, giving the protein MPVNTIMGLFAKSPIKPLQEHVVSVNECCSHLIPFFEACAQGDWEEAKKRRETISRLEREADTLKREIRLKLPRGLFMPVDRTDMLELLTQQDKLANLAKDIAGRVIGRQLQIPSKLNEEFIAYVARCLDAAGQAQKVIHELDELLETGFKGREVTLVAEMINQLDEIEDDTDMMQIALRQQLMAIESKYNPIDVMFLYKILEWVGGIADQAQRVGARLEVMLSRS; this is encoded by the coding sequence ATGCCAGTAAATACAATAATGGGCTTGTTTGCAAAGTCCCCAATTAAACCTTTGCAAGAACACGTTGTTAGTGTGAATGAATGTTGCTCACACCTTATTCCTTTCTTTGAAGCATGTGCTCAAGGTGATTGGGAAGAAGCGAAAAAACGTCGTGAAACCATTTCTCGCCTAGAACGAGAAGCGGATACACTTAAACGCGAAATCCGTCTTAAATTGCCGCGTGGTTTATTTATGCCGGTCGACCGTACTGACATGCTTGAGCTATTGACGCAACAAGACAAACTTGCCAACCTTGCTAAAGACATTGCAGGTCGAGTTATTGGACGTCAACTGCAAATACCATCTAAGCTAAATGAAGAGTTTATTGCTTATGTTGCTCGCTGTCTCGATGCAGCAGGTCAAGCGCAAAAAGTAATCCATGAACTAGATGAATTACTTGAAACTGGTTTTAAAGGTCGTGAAGTAACACTGGTTGCCGAAATGATCAATCAACTAGATGAAATTGAAGATGATACTGACATGATGCAAATTGCATTGCGCCAACAACTGATGGCAATTGAATCTAAATACAATCCTATTGATGTCATGTTTTTATACAAGATTTTAGAATGGGTTGGCGGTATTGCTGATCAAGCACAACGAGTTGGTGCTCGATTAGAAGTCATGTTGTCTCGTTCATAA
- a CDS encoding CYTH and CHAD domain-containing protein — METEIELKFFVSPDFSSILKSKIEGMKVLQHSCRTLMNLYFDTPDQWLRQYDIGMRIRRTDDVYVQTVKTSGRVVAGLHQRPEFNAEHNSNEPDLSLHPIDIWPEGRDWQDLQNELVPLFETNFEREQWLLSMPDGSQIEVAFDQGVVSVGEQQTPICEVELELKSGQTESLFTLARLLSDKGGMRLGNLSKAARGYRLAQDYQSDPVVNLTLVETQADETVEGCFIASLEHALSHWLYHEQIYAEQDSIAALEEINESISFICQLFHVYGGIIPRRTSAILRQELKWLKNELLWLKNYQYLDELTEDKGYLLRKLDSQKYLVNELNSLQQALPDRAEMLGLLQSARYTAVLLDLSRWILSRGWQPFLDDKAKQKMGKNVASFAKKQLNRSWQELVEVFPPERSFSCQDYIDQQLCLSRNLYTGLAFASLFELELRTQFRLPWVDLMQGIDDLLTLTPLEQLQDQLDEDQQDQLDRWLKRQEHSILHAMEQTRAHCLEITPYWHD, encoded by the coding sequence ATGGAAACTGAGATAGAACTGAAATTTTTTGTATCACCCGATTTTTCCTCTATTTTAAAATCTAAAATAGAAGGAATGAAAGTGCTTCAACACAGTTGTCGAACTCTAATGAACCTCTATTTTGATACTCCGGATCAATGGTTGCGACAATATGATATTGGCATGCGGATTCGTCGCACCGATGATGTCTATGTTCAAACAGTTAAAACTTCTGGCAGAGTGGTAGCTGGCTTACATCAACGCCCAGAGTTTAACGCTGAACATAATAGTAATGAACCTGATTTATCGCTTCATCCAATCGATATTTGGCCAGAAGGCCGTGATTGGCAAGATCTGCAAAATGAGCTGGTGCCATTGTTTGAAACTAACTTTGAACGTGAGCAATGGTTGCTGAGTATGCCGGATGGCAGCCAAATAGAAGTGGCTTTTGATCAAGGTGTAGTGAGTGTTGGAGAACAACAAACGCCAATTTGTGAAGTGGAATTAGAATTAAAATCCGGTCAGACCGAATCATTATTTACCTTAGCTCGTTTATTATCAGACAAAGGCGGTATGCGCTTAGGTAATTTAAGTAAAGCGGCGCGAGGTTACCGTTTAGCACAAGATTACCAAAGCGATCCGGTAGTGAACTTAACCTTAGTTGAGACTCAAGCCGATGAAACGGTTGAGGGCTGCTTTATCGCTTCGCTTGAACATGCACTATCGCATTGGCTTTACCATGAGCAAATTTATGCTGAGCAAGATTCGATAGCCGCACTTGAAGAAATTAATGAATCAATCAGTTTTATTTGTCAATTATTTCATGTATATGGTGGGATCATTCCGCGTCGTACCAGTGCCATTTTACGCCAAGAATTAAAATGGTTAAAAAATGAATTGTTGTGGTTGAAAAATTATCAGTACCTAGATGAGTTGACCGAAGATAAAGGCTATTTATTACGAAAGCTGGATAGCCAAAAATATCTGGTTAATGAATTAAATAGCTTACAACAAGCTTTACCTGATCGTGCTGAGATGCTGGGGTTGTTGCAATCGGCTCGCTATACCGCGGTGTTGCTTGATCTTAGTCGTTGGATATTATCGCGTGGATGGCAACCATTCTTAGATGATAAAGCCAAACAAAAGATGGGTAAAAACGTCGCTTCTTTTGCGAAAAAACAACTGAATCGCAGTTGGCAGGAGTTGGTTGAAGTTTTTCCACCAGAACGTAGCTTCAGCTGCCAAGATTATATTGATCAGCAGTTGTGTTTAAGTCGAAATTTGTATACTGGCTTAGCGTTTGCTTCGTTATTTGAGTTGGAATTAAGAACCCAATTTCGTTTGCCTTGGGTTGATTTGATGCAAGGGATTGATGATTTATTGACGTTAACCCCGCTAGAGCAATTACAAGATCAATTAGACGAGGATCAACAAGATCAACTCGACCGCTGGCTTAAGCGCCAAGAGCATTCTATTTTACATGCTATGGAGCAGACTCGAGCGCATTGTCTTGAGATCACCCCTTATTGGCATGATTAA
- a CDS encoding potassium channel family protein — protein MSNFYSDADFKPLSLMSLLLSIVSVILVSFLLFVPLPQDTRHTMLGIDTAICALFLFQLSLDCYRSKLRLRYLKVHALDFLASLPGIEFFRYIRLLHIIRIFLMLRSRKKIGQQILENPKEATVATIFTLLIILLCLGSSLMLLFEENAPNTNIHTAADALWWSIVTISTVGYGDHFPVTFAGKVLASVLIVCGVGIFGMISGLLASIIATPHDKQNAQYKSNLEQILNQQQQLLDKVDRLEKKIQRQGNNETPDNKKGIE, from the coding sequence ATGTCTAATTTTTACAGTGATGCAGACTTTAAGCCATTGAGCTTAATGTCATTGTTACTTTCAATTGTATCCGTCATATTAGTTTCCTTCTTGTTGTTTGTGCCGTTACCACAAGATACTCGTCATACTATGTTGGGAATTGACACTGCAATTTGTGCTCTATTTTTATTTCAATTAAGCTTAGATTGTTATCGATCTAAGCTGCGCCTACGCTATTTAAAAGTGCATGCATTAGATTTTCTCGCCAGCTTGCCTGGCATTGAGTTTTTTCGTTATATTAGACTGCTACATATTATTCGTATTTTCTTAATGCTGAGATCTCGAAAAAAAATCGGACAACAAATCTTAGAAAACCCTAAAGAAGCCACCGTTGCCACTATATTCACCTTGTTAATTATTTTGCTCTGTTTAGGCTCAAGCTTAATGCTATTGTTTGAGGAGAACGCCCCCAACACAAACATACACACAGCTGCCGATGCACTTTGGTGGAGTATTGTCACTATTTCTACCGTAGGTTACGGTGACCATTTCCCAGTCACGTTTGCAGGCAAGGTTTTGGCTTCGGTACTAATCGTTTGCGGGGTCGGTATTTTTGGTATGATTTCAGGGCTGCTAGCATCCATTATCGCCACACCACACGATAAACAAAATGCGCAATATAAAAGTAACCTTGAACAGATTCTAAACCAGCAACAACAATTGCTTGATAAGGTTGATCGTCTAGAGAAAAAGATCCAGCGACAGGGCAATAATGAAACACCAGATAATAAAAAAGGGATCGAGTGA
- the hldE gene encoding bifunctional D-glycero-beta-D-manno-heptose-7-phosphate kinase/D-glycero-beta-D-manno-heptose 1-phosphate adenylyltransferase HldE, whose protein sequence is MKPILPNYAESGVLIIGDVMLDRYWYGPTARISPEAPVPVVKIENNEERPGGAANVAMNIAALGGNPKLVGLTGDDEPAQVLNQKLSSLKVLCDFVVIPELPTITKLRVMSRGQQLIRLDFEDDFAGIDSNLLIQRLEQHLPQVQSLILSDYGKGALEGVQTMIQKARAAKVPVFIDPKGADFERYRGATLLTPNLSEFELVAGKTKDEQDLVEKGLALIEKFDFEALLVTRSEHGMTLLQRGQQPFHLPTQAQEVFDVTGAGDTVISVLAASVAAGKDLKESCALANAAAGVVVGKLGTSTLSTIELAEAIHGSKDTDYGVISESALIDAVKRARGRGEKVVMTNGCFDILHAGHVSYLNNAAELGDRLIVAVNTDESVKMLKGPGRPVNPTDRRMAVLAGLGSVDWVVPFSEETPQRLISTVLPSILVKGGDYKPEEIAGGEEVIAAGGEVKVLNFEDGCSTSEIINAIKGGKG, encoded by the coding sequence ATGAAACCTATTTTGCCTAACTATGCTGAATCTGGCGTGTTAATTATTGGCGATGTGATGCTGGACCGTTATTGGTATGGCCCAACTGCGCGTATTTCTCCAGAAGCGCCAGTGCCAGTGGTTAAGATTGAAAATAATGAAGAACGTCCAGGCGGCGCGGCAAACGTGGCAATGAATATCGCTGCGCTGGGTGGTAACCCTAAGTTAGTCGGTTTGACCGGTGATGACGAACCGGCGCAAGTCTTAAATCAAAAGCTTTCATCATTAAAAGTGTTGTGTGATTTTGTGGTGATCCCTGAACTGCCAACCATCACTAAATTGCGCGTAATGAGTCGCGGTCAGCAGTTGATCCGTTTGGATTTTGAAGATGATTTCGCGGGCATTGATTCTAACCTTTTGATACAGCGCTTAGAGCAACACTTACCGCAAGTACAATCGTTGATTTTATCGGACTATGGCAAAGGTGCGTTAGAGGGTGTGCAAACGATGATCCAAAAAGCGCGCGCGGCGAAAGTGCCGGTATTTATCGATCCTAAAGGCGCTGATTTTGAGCGCTACCGTGGCGCGACATTATTAACCCCAAATTTGTCTGAATTTGAATTGGTGGCGGGTAAAACCAAAGATGAACAAGACTTGGTTGAAAAAGGGCTCGCTTTAATCGAGAAATTTGATTTTGAAGCTCTGTTGGTCACTCGTAGTGAACACGGTATGACGTTATTGCAACGTGGACAACAACCGTTCCATTTGCCAACTCAAGCGCAAGAAGTGTTTGATGTGACCGGCGCTGGCGATACTGTTATTTCAGTTTTAGCCGCTTCAGTGGCTGCTGGTAAAGACTTAAAAGAATCATGTGCATTAGCCAATGCCGCGGCTGGCGTGGTGGTGGGTAAGTTGGGGACTTCCACTTTATCGACTATCGAGCTGGCAGAAGCAATCCATGGCAGCAAAGATACCGATTATGGTGTGATCAGTGAATCGGCTTTAATCGATGCGGTAAAACGAGCCCGTGGGCGTGGCGAAAAAGTGGTGATGACCAATGGCTGTTTTGATATTTTGCATGCCGGTCATGTGTCTTATTTAAACAATGCCGCTGAATTAGGTGACCGCCTAATTGTTGCTGTGAATACCGATGAATCGGTTAAAATGCTAAAAGGTCCTGGCCGCCCAGTGAATCCAACCGATCGCCGTATGGCGGTGCTGGCCGGTTTAGGTTCCGTTGATTGGGTGGTGCCGTTTAGCGAAGAAACCCCACAGCGTTTAATTTCCACTGTATTGCCGAGTATTTTGGTGAAAGGCGGCGATTATAAACCCGAAGAAATCGCTGGTGGTGAAGAGGTGATTGCGGCAGGCGGTGAAGTCAAAGTGTTGAACTTTGAAGATGGTTGCTCGACCTCTGAGATCATTAATGCGATTAAAGGTGGGAAGGGGTAA